A stretch of the Pristis pectinata isolate sPriPec2 chromosome 7, sPriPec2.1.pri, whole genome shotgun sequence genome encodes the following:
- the f2rl1.2 gene encoding coagulation factor II (thrombin) receptor-like 1, tandem duplicate 2 — protein sequence MLWTILLAWVLVIPVCHAQSRSFIGTKTNESDPDSALVIDKYAASVLTSGLTTIFLPMVYIIVFIIGLPANAMALWVFACRTKIKHPAAIYMANLALADLLFIILFPLKIAYHLNGNNWIFGEGMCKVLVVFFYGNMYCSILFITCLSVQRYWVVVKPISQARRKTDIAYGVSIFIWILIVLGTIPLYLNNQQTAKIADLNIVTCHDVLPEAKLASSMFDYFLSLAIGIFFFPALLTLTAYVLMIKTLKASSGEDGIGKSRKRAISLIITVLVMYLVCFTPSNVILVVHYYMIRYNQNGSVYALYIISLCLSSINSCIDPFVYYFVSKDFRDHVQNTLRCRSVRTVRSVQASITSLKYSKRSTSYTSASKVTTTTSNC from the coding sequence AAAGTCGAAGCTTTATTGGCACAAAAACAAATGAGAGTGACCCTGATTCTGCCTTGGTGATTGATAAGTACGCTGCATCTGTTCTGACCAGTGGATTGACAACAATCTTTTTGCCAATGGTCTACATTATTGTATTCATCATCGGTTTGCCTGCGAATGCCATGGCACTGTGGGTCTTTGCCTGTCGAACCAAGATTAAACACCCAGCAGCTATTTACATGGCTAACTTGGCGTTGGCAGATCTCCTGTTTATTATCTTGTTCCCTTTGAAAATTGCATACCATTTGAATGGCAACAATTGGATTTTTGGAGAAGGAATGTGCAAAGTGCTAGTTGTTTTTTTCTATGGAAACATGTACTGTTCCATTTTATTCATTACCTGCCTCAGTGTTCAAAGGTACTGGGTGGTTGTAAAACCAATTTCTCAGGCAAGGAGGAAGACTGACATAGCTTATGGTGTATCAATTTTCATTTGGATATTGATTGTATTGGGCACAATACCATTATACTTAAATAATCAGCAAACAGCAAAGATTGCTGACCTTAACATTGTAACCTGTCATGATGTCCTACCAGAAGCAAAGTTGGCTTCTAGCATGTTTGACTACTTTCTGTCTTTGGCTATTGGGATATTTTTCTTTCCAGCATTATTGACCTTGACTGCATATGTATTGATGATCAAAACATTGAAAGCTTCATCtggtgaagatggcattgggAAAAGTCGCAAGAGAGCAATTAGTTTGATTATCACTGTTCTGGTGATGTATTTAGTTTGCTTCACACCTAGCAATGTTATTCTTGTTGTCCACTATTATATGATAAGATATAATCAGAATGGCAGTGTGTATGCTCTTTACATTATAAGCCTTTGTCTATCTAGCATAAATAGTTGCATTGATCCCTTTGTTTATTACTTTGTTTCCAAAGACTTTAGAGATCATGTTCAAAATACACTGCGGTGTCGTAGTGTCAGAACTGTTAGAAGTGTCCAGGCTTCCATTACTTCCCTGAAATATTCCAAAAGATCGACTTCCTATACTTCTGCCAGTAAAGTTACTACCACAACAAGCAACTGTTAA